One window from the genome of Gimesia aquarii encodes:
- a CDS encoding phosphoglycerate kinase, with amino-acid sequence MAKKTIENVDVAGKAVLMRVDFNVPLDDNLKITDDRRVRMALPSIKSVVDRGGRVILMSHLGRPKGDGGDAKFSLKPTASCLGELLGQDVAFATDTIGDDAKVKVAGLESGQVLILENLRFNPGEKKGDAAFASELAAFADIYCNDAFGTCHRTDASMVAVPEAMAGKPKVVGFLVAKEIQYLTDVIANPERPFVAILGGAKVSDKIKVIDNLLGICDKVLIGGAMAYTFALAEGGQVGDSLVEKDKVDLASELIQKGGDKLMLPVDTHCGDDFSGDCNKQVVKAGAISDGFEGLDIGPETAKLYAETVKSAKTVVWNGPMGVFEMAPFDEGTKAVAQAIADSNSISIIGGGDSAAAVQQLGFADQVSHVSTGGGASLAMLEGQEFAAVNRLDEA; translated from the coding sequence ATGGCAAAGAAGACAATTGAAAATGTAGACGTTGCAGGTAAGGCTGTATTAATGCGAGTGGACTTTAATGTTCCACTGGATGACAATCTGAAAATTACGGATGATCGTCGTGTCCGGATGGCACTCCCTTCTATCAAATCGGTCGTTGATCGTGGGGGACGTGTGATATTAATGAGTCATCTTGGTCGTCCGAAAGGTGATGGTGGAGATGCGAAGTTCAGTTTGAAACCGACTGCCTCCTGCCTGGGCGAGTTATTGGGTCAGGATGTGGCATTTGCTACTGATACGATTGGTGATGATGCGAAAGTCAAAGTGGCAGGTTTGGAATCAGGGCAGGTGCTGATTCTGGAAAATCTGCGTTTCAATCCCGGTGAGAAAAAAGGCGATGCCGCATTCGCAAGCGAGTTAGCGGCCTTTGCTGATATTTATTGCAACGACGCCTTCGGTACTTGCCACCGCACAGATGCTTCGATGGTTGCGGTGCCGGAAGCGATGGCAGGTAAACCGAAAGTCGTTGGTTTTCTGGTTGCCAAAGAGATTCAGTATCTGACGGATGTGATTGCCAATCCAGAACGTCCCTTTGTCGCCATATTGGGTGGGGCTAAAGTTTCTGATAAAATCAAAGTCATCGATAATTTGCTGGGAATTTGTGACAAAGTGCTGATCGGTGGAGCCATGGCTTATACCTTTGCGCTTGCAGAGGGGGGGCAGGTCGGTGACAGTCTGGTCGAAAAAGACAAAGTCGATTTGGCCAGCGAATTAATTCAGAAGGGTGGCGATAAATTAATGCTGCCCGTTGATACCCACTGTGGCGACGACTTCAGCGGCGACTGTAATAAACAGGTTGTAAAAGCAGGTGCGATTTCTGACGGTTTTGAAGGACTAGATATCGGACCGGAGACTGCAAAGCTGTATGCAGAAACCGTCAAATCTGCCAAGACCGTTGTCTGGAATGGCCCCATGGGAGTCTTCGAGATGGCACCATTCGATGAAGGTACAAAAGCAGTCGCGCAGGCAATTGCCGATAGCAATTCGATTAGTATTATTGGTGGCGGTGATAGTGCCGCTGCGGTACAGCAACTCGGGTTTGCCGATCAGGTTTCTCACGTCAGTACCGGTGGGGGGGCTAGTCTGGCAATGCTGGAAGGCCAGGAATTCGCGGCTGTCAATCGTCTGGATGAGGCATAA
- a CDS encoding peroxiredoxin: MTGLYRKTFSSLCGVLCLCGLLANGFGQVSGPPGKVDVGDSAPAFTATDDQGKGWKSTDYVGKKVLVVYFYPADLTGGCTKQACGFRDDMKKLQGKDVEVVGVSGDSARNHRLFKKEHDLNFTLLADEDGKVAKKFGVPLRPGGTIKRTIDGKEESLTRGVTAARWTFVIDKNGKVVMKNTKVKAADDSKAILKLVNNLK, from the coding sequence ATGACAGGTTTGTATCGTAAAACTTTCTCTTCGTTGTGCGGTGTTTTGTGTTTATGTGGTTTGTTAGCGAATGGGTTTGGTCAGGTTTCAGGTCCTCCTGGAAAAGTGGATGTCGGCGATTCTGCGCCTGCTTTCACTGCGACAGATGATCAAGGCAAAGGCTGGAAATCGACAGACTATGTTGGCAAAAAAGTACTGGTTGTTTATTTCTATCCTGCAGACTTAACTGGTGGCTGCACAAAGCAGGCATGTGGATTTCGAGATGATATGAAAAAGCTTCAAGGTAAAGATGTAGAGGTGGTTGGAGTCAGTGGCGACTCTGCAAGAAATCACCGACTCTTTAAAAAGGAGCATGACCTCAATTTCACTCTGCTGGCTGATGAGGATGGAAAGGTGGCTAAGAAGTTTGGTGTTCCCTTAAGACCTGGTGGCACTATTAAGCGAACAATTGATGGCAAAGAAGAATCATTGACCCGAGGTGTGACGGCTGCCCGTTGGACTTTTGTGATTGACAAGAACGGTAAAGTCGTCATGAAAAATACCAAAGTGAAAGCAGCAGACGACAGTAAAGCGATTCTGAAGCTCGTCAACAACTTGAAATAG
- a CDS encoding AAA family ATPase — translation MSNRVEIDGVGLHLGRADQTSSEWIGQHEALKQLLACWLVIDEKDMPLTPRLVGTPGIGKTSLAIAGARTRDQELFIYQCTADTRPEDLLVTPVLAESGKIAYHASPLVTAMIRGGICVLDEGNRMNEKSWASLAPLLDHRRYIESIVAGLTIPAHPEFRCAVTMNEDESTFEIPDYILSRLQPSITLEHPNREDEKMILHYHIPFADEHMLDLTVDFLQQSHSLKLDFSTRDGINVLRLALKRAAQDKDHPLSKDVIWLESLKSCLGEDALDLESLSEKRTQSLGGNMMPMGLGDFFFSPDNPLHPDRDEEDDDELDFDDEPEKY, via the coding sequence ATGTCAAATAGAGTGGAAATAGATGGGGTTGGTTTACACCTGGGCCGTGCTGACCAGACAAGCAGTGAATGGATCGGTCAACATGAAGCATTGAAACAGCTGCTTGCCTGCTGGCTCGTGATTGATGAGAAAGACATGCCGCTCACACCGCGTCTGGTTGGAACACCGGGAATTGGCAAAACTTCACTCGCCATCGCAGGTGCGCGAACCAGAGATCAAGAGCTCTTCATTTATCAATGTACGGCTGACACACGACCGGAAGACCTGTTAGTCACCCCTGTTCTCGCCGAGAGTGGCAAGATTGCCTACCATGCTTCCCCACTGGTAACTGCAATGATTCGTGGTGGTATTTGTGTACTTGATGAAGGCAACCGGATGAATGAAAAGTCATGGGCCAGCCTCGCACCACTTCTTGACCACCGCCGTTATATTGAATCAATTGTTGCCGGTCTGACAATTCCGGCTCATCCCGAATTTCGCTGTGCCGTGACCATGAATGAAGATGAATCCACGTTTGAAATTCCCGATTATATCCTTAGCCGTCTGCAACCCAGCATTACTCTGGAACACCCTAATCGGGAAGATGAAAAGATGATTTTGCATTATCATATCCCCTTTGCAGACGAGCACATGCTCGACTTGACGGTCGATTTTTTACAACAGTCTCATAGTTTAAAGCTCGATTTTTCAACCCGCGATGGAATTAATGTTTTAAGACTGGCATTGAAGCGGGCTGCTCAAGATAAAGATCACCCTCTCAGCAAAGATGTAATCTGGCTGGAATCACTCAAAAGCTGTCTGGGTGAGGATGCTTTAGATTTGGAGTCATTATCCGAAAAACGAACACAAAGTTTGGGTGGAAATATGATGCCAATGGGATTGGGAGATTTCTTTTTCTCACCCGACAACCCGTTACACCCTGACCGCGATGAAGAAGACGATGATGAATTGGACTTTGATGATGAGCCGGAAAAGTATTAG
- the frr gene encoding ribosome recycling factor: MDQDEILLDAEERMDKAVHVLQGQLQGIRTGRATPGLVDSIRVDYYGSPTPLKQMANVSVPEPQQILIRPFDAQMVGEISKAIQASNIGLAPNSDGRVVRLNIPPLSTERRRQLVSRVKELAEEARVSIRNIRRDANKHADQAEKDKLMGEDERDNTKSDVQDLTKKYEGKVNSIAGAKEKDVMDD, from the coding sequence ATGGACCAAGACGAAATTTTACTCGATGCTGAAGAGAGAATGGACAAAGCGGTTCACGTTTTGCAAGGTCAGTTGCAAGGCATTCGAACAGGTCGTGCGACACCAGGGCTTGTGGATTCGATTCGTGTAGATTACTACGGTTCACCGACTCCATTAAAGCAAATGGCGAACGTCAGTGTTCCAGAGCCTCAACAGATTCTGATTCGTCCTTTCGACGCGCAAATGGTGGGAGAGATTTCCAAAGCCATTCAAGCCAGCAATATCGGATTGGCACCAAATAGTGACGGGCGTGTGGTTCGATTGAATATTCCCCCACTTTCTACTGAACGTCGCCGTCAGCTTGTTTCGCGTGTGAAAGAATTAGCAGAAGAGGCCCGTGTTTCGATCAGAAACATCCGTCGCGATGCGAATAAGCATGCTGACCAGGCAGAAAAAGATAAGTTGATGGGTGAAGACGAACGCGATAATACGAAGTCCGATGTGCAGGACCTGACCAAAAAATACGAGGGCAAGGTCAACAGCATCGCAGGTGCAAAAGAAAAAGACGTTATGGACGACTAG
- a CDS encoding outer membrane protein assembly factor BamB family protein produces MATFSVPCSAQPLRNLDQTELQNSFPKSRTYSKSYQEALKLIGEKKYSIGIPELQKVLEAPEDYISDKKDSGFVSLKHLAQQSMAELPPEGKRIYSQQYGATAEQLLNQAMEQHDVNLLQDVVRRYFCTKAGANAAYTLGAYYFERGDFWAAIQQWDALRNLHNLARTKEPHLTFKLAVCWYHIGNLGKSRQSLMRLARLNQGEAYQFPNGKRVPLFTADENPVEWLSRLVGNPDLKAAQEQKSWVMYRGGPSRQASARFAVPSTKPLWRFSTIDHSSRHDPQAAPPLEELVQKLRQYRRKHFKGVLPAASPLIVNDKVIFRTHRNLKAVSLSTGELSWETTLTDALYYELLKDADNSDQEFSGIPQTPLERYLAQRAWQDYTAGHLSSDGKLVFSVENVGFIGGFYHFSMRDKENIRVPKSFNRLIAFEVDSGKFMWEVGGPRLQNPIDYSGHYFLGPPLPLDGKLYCLAEEGREFRLLVLDSQTGKTLWTQSLYRSNNSIANDHTTDRRSVDHVRRRLGLSPSYAHGVIVCQTGSGCTIGIDAVSRRLLWRKLDGEINPRLAIYSTMTYKNVEGWAEFAPIIVGDRVLIHSRKDQSIQCLNLFDGRLLWSRLRKDNLFVAAVHEGKILLVGNDQIEAIKVSDGSPAWPKSTLIAPPSGRGVVVKDTYYQPVETGEILCIRLSDGFVLVRSQIKTAPAIGNLVAAKGMIVSQNETEVVGFQSVESIRQQIHLASQSTQPDDLALAQLWRGELELFAGDVDRAMQKIEKSIQIKPTLRAKRLYAEMLLSKLEHNFNQHQNQKVKIEKLLVNDEQKQQFFKILAINYQKQGNIEGAFQSYFRLSELNTVFHAEKTNGGSFVRMDRWIRAQIEFIAAHASARERALIKSLFSEYYAKYLANAERSDLERFIYCCGNLPETQQARVALIRLFEQSINDSSEAQQPQLRRKLMLHLEHLRTSKQPVITAFATAKLAEIYLQSNRYSQAVELLKELETRWPDLICLDGKTAAQLTREWRSESDFQKWEQAHSGWPEYAAQVYQGEHPKGQNLSLPVELIGLSNSLFTNYRIEVGPAKEFLYAFDGQGKQQWAFSLVEAEIEVPGQPYFSARVYQQYLIVNFGAHFFVLDTLNASPTHPPDLLWKQRLIAGPPGVRDYISIERNGGTPVLRKFSVRNMDRELLGKIGAINEEFITYQVGNELIAAELLTGKILWKRQGIVNGSMHFGDADHVILVPTESFSSHSRYVVLSGQNGLSGQNDEVLRLFKLDKGESPKFAFQRFLLSETTAPRRLQLRDLITGKALWSRELNESTIYTLGQHYEVVLIDDERTISFLDLRTGEKQFDVKEKVSAQHKGVFMLQNSRQYLLFASQPFRRKKGVSYHSLSATSVGFNGRVYSIDRKTGELMWSRPLESQGVNLSLFLDLPVIVFGIQTNNGRPSREGPQIDLKLVDLRSGKIILDKTTRSNRSRIWVVPDVDRKNILIEPFQIRLSFEEPPVAAQKP; encoded by the coding sequence TTGGCTACATTTTCCGTTCCTTGTAGTGCCCAACCGTTACGTAATCTGGATCAGACAGAACTGCAAAATTCCTTTCCGAAGAGCCGTACGTATTCAAAAAGTTATCAAGAAGCTTTGAAGTTAATTGGAGAGAAAAAGTATTCGATCGGGATTCCTGAGTTGCAGAAGGTATTGGAAGCACCGGAAGATTACATTTCCGATAAAAAAGATTCCGGGTTCGTCAGCTTGAAGCATTTGGCACAACAGTCGATGGCTGAACTGCCACCTGAAGGAAAACGAATTTATTCGCAGCAATATGGCGCTACAGCAGAACAACTATTGAATCAGGCAATGGAACAACATGATGTGAATCTGTTACAGGATGTTGTTCGACGTTATTTCTGTACGAAAGCAGGTGCGAATGCCGCTTACACTCTGGGGGCCTATTATTTTGAGCGGGGAGATTTCTGGGCAGCGATCCAACAGTGGGATGCTTTGCGTAATCTTCATAATTTAGCGAGAACGAAAGAACCACATCTCACCTTCAAGCTTGCCGTCTGCTGGTATCATATCGGTAATTTGGGTAAATCCCGTCAGTCATTGATGCGGTTGGCACGCTTGAATCAGGGAGAAGCATATCAATTTCCGAATGGAAAAAGAGTGCCGTTGTTTACAGCTGATGAGAATCCTGTGGAATGGTTGTCCCGTCTGGTTGGTAATCCCGACTTGAAGGCAGCACAGGAACAAAAAAGTTGGGTCATGTATCGTGGTGGTCCTTCTCGTCAGGCATCGGCACGATTTGCTGTGCCTTCGACAAAACCGTTGTGGCGCTTTTCTACAATCGATCATTCGAGTCGTCATGATCCACAAGCAGCACCTCCGTTGGAAGAGTTGGTTCAGAAATTAAGGCAATATCGGCGTAAGCATTTTAAAGGAGTACTTCCCGCGGCGAGCCCATTAATTGTGAATGACAAGGTGATTTTCAGAACACATCGCAACTTGAAAGCGGTTTCTCTCTCGACGGGCGAATTAAGTTGGGAAACCACATTAACCGATGCACTCTATTATGAACTGCTAAAAGATGCGGACAATTCAGATCAGGAATTTTCTGGAATCCCTCAGACCCCATTAGAAAGATATCTAGCGCAACGCGCCTGGCAGGATTATACCGCCGGGCATTTGAGTTCGGATGGTAAGCTGGTCTTTAGCGTCGAAAATGTAGGATTTATTGGAGGATTTTATCACTTTTCAATGCGGGATAAGGAAAACATTCGAGTCCCAAAATCTTTCAATCGCCTCATTGCTTTTGAAGTTGATTCCGGAAAATTTATGTGGGAGGTCGGTGGTCCCCGTTTACAAAATCCGATTGATTATTCAGGTCACTATTTCTTAGGCCCCCCATTACCGTTAGACGGAAAACTATACTGTCTTGCGGAAGAAGGGCGGGAATTTCGACTTTTGGTTTTGGATTCTCAAACAGGGAAAACACTCTGGACACAATCGTTGTACCGTAGTAATAACTCGATTGCGAATGACCATACCACAGATCGAAGGTCCGTAGATCACGTTCGACGCAGGCTGGGCTTGAGCCCCTCTTATGCACATGGTGTGATTGTCTGTCAGACTGGTAGCGGTTGTACTATCGGCATCGATGCCGTCAGTCGTAGATTGCTGTGGAGAAAACTTGACGGCGAAATAAACCCGCGGCTAGCGATTTATTCAACTATGACCTACAAAAATGTAGAAGGTTGGGCAGAATTTGCTCCAATCATTGTGGGGGATCGAGTTTTGATTCATTCCCGCAAAGATCAAAGTATACAATGTCTGAATCTTTTCGATGGAAGATTATTATGGTCACGTCTTCGTAAGGACAACCTGTTCGTGGCTGCTGTCCACGAAGGGAAAATATTATTAGTTGGTAATGATCAAATTGAAGCAATTAAAGTCAGTGACGGTTCACCTGCCTGGCCAAAATCGACTCTGATTGCCCCACCCAGTGGGCGAGGAGTTGTTGTCAAAGATACGTATTATCAACCGGTTGAAACTGGCGAGATCTTGTGCATACGTCTCTCTGACGGTTTTGTACTTGTACGATCACAAATCAAAACAGCGCCGGCAATTGGAAATCTCGTTGCCGCAAAGGGAATGATTGTCTCTCAGAATGAGACAGAAGTTGTTGGCTTTCAGTCTGTGGAATCAATACGGCAACAAATTCATCTTGCCAGTCAATCCACTCAGCCAGATGATTTAGCATTGGCCCAGCTTTGGCGAGGCGAGCTTGAATTATTTGCTGGTGATGTTGATCGGGCGATGCAGAAAATAGAGAAATCGATTCAGATTAAGCCTACTTTACGAGCAAAGCGGCTTTATGCTGAAATGTTACTGAGTAAGTTGGAGCACAACTTCAATCAGCATCAAAATCAAAAAGTGAAAATAGAGAAGTTGTTGGTTAACGATGAGCAAAAGCAACAATTCTTTAAAATTCTGGCGATCAATTACCAAAAGCAAGGTAATATTGAAGGCGCGTTTCAAAGTTATTTCCGACTTTCAGAACTCAATACTGTATTTCATGCAGAAAAAACGAACGGCGGTTCTTTTGTCCGCATGGATCGTTGGATTCGAGCTCAAATCGAATTTATCGCAGCTCATGCATCTGCAAGGGAACGCGCTTTGATCAAGTCTCTCTTTTCCGAATATTATGCGAAGTATCTTGCGAACGCAGAACGATCTGATCTGGAACGTTTTATTTATTGTTGTGGTAATCTACCAGAGACGCAGCAGGCACGAGTGGCGCTGATTCGGTTATTTGAGCAATCCATCAATGATAGTTCAGAAGCGCAACAACCCCAGCTTCGTCGAAAATTGATGCTACATCTCGAGCATCTGAGAACTTCAAAGCAACCAGTCATAACTGCGTTTGCCACTGCAAAACTAGCGGAAATTTATCTTCAGTCGAATCGTTATTCGCAGGCTGTCGAGTTATTGAAGGAGCTGGAGACGCGTTGGCCAGATCTGATTTGTTTGGATGGAAAAACTGCGGCACAGTTAACGCGTGAATGGCGATCTGAATCAGATTTTCAGAAATGGGAGCAGGCTCATTCTGGCTGGCCTGAATATGCGGCTCAGGTTTATCAGGGTGAACACCCAAAGGGTCAGAATTTATCTTTGCCGGTTGAGTTGATTGGTCTCTCGAATTCACTCTTTACTAACTATCGAATTGAAGTCGGTCCCGCAAAAGAGTTTCTTTACGCGTTTGACGGTCAGGGAAAACAACAGTGGGCGTTCTCGTTAGTTGAGGCAGAAATTGAAGTTCCAGGTCAACCTTATTTCTCTGCGCGAGTCTATCAGCAATATCTGATTGTTAATTTTGGCGCTCATTTTTTCGTACTGGATACTTTGAATGCGAGCCCCACACATCCACCTGACTTGTTATGGAAGCAAAGGCTGATTGCAGGCCCACCGGGTGTGCGTGACTATATTTCCATTGAACGCAATGGGGGTACTCCCGTGTTACGCAAATTTTCAGTGCGGAATATGGACCGTGAGTTATTAGGAAAAATTGGTGCAATTAATGAAGAATTTATCACATATCAGGTCGGCAATGAATTGATTGCCGCGGAGTTACTGACAGGAAAAATATTATGGAAGCGTCAGGGAATCGTGAATGGTAGCATGCATTTTGGCGATGCAGACCATGTCATCCTGGTGCCGACTGAATCGTTTTCTTCTCATTCACGCTATGTCGTATTAAGTGGTCAGAATGGTTTAAGTGGTCAGAATGACGAGGTATTACGTTTATTCAAACTTGACAAAGGAGAGTCTCCCAAATTTGCTTTTCAACGTTTCCTACTTTCTGAAACAACAGCGCCCCGTCGGTTACAATTACGAGATTTAATAACTGGCAAGGCACTCTGGAGTCGTGAGTTAAATGAGTCAACGATTTATACCCTCGGGCAACATTATGAAGTCGTACTGATCGATGATGAGAGAACCATTTCATTTCTGGATTTGAGAACGGGCGAAAAGCAGTTTGATGTCAAAGAAAAAGTTTCTGCTCAGCATAAAGGTGTTTTTATGCTGCAAAATTCACGGCAGTATTTGCTGTTTGCCAGTCAGCCGTTTCGTAGGAAAAAAGGTGTCTCTTACCATTCATTAAGTGCGACCTCAGTCGGCTTTAATGGGAGAGTCTATTCTATCGACCGCAAGACTGGGGAATTAATGTGGTCGCGCCCATTGGAATCTCAAGGAGTGAATCTCTCACTGTTTCTCGATCTTCCAGTGATAGTCTTTGGAATACAAACAAATAATGGTCGTCCCTCAAGAGAGGGGCCGCAGATTGATTTAAAATTGGTTGATTTACGAAGTGGAAAAATAATTTTGGATAAAACAACTCGTAGCAATCGGTCTCGTATTTGGGTTGTGCCCGATGTAGACCGAAAAAACATTTTAATAGAACCATTCCAGATCAGGCTCAGCTTTGAAGAGCCGCCTGTTGCTGCGCAGAAACCGTAG
- a CDS encoding CBS domain-containing protein → MNKPMLAKDIMVTKLVTLTPDMDVLEAIGLLLSHRISGAPVVDAENRVLGVFSERCCMEVLIKASYEQLPSSQIFPFVDTEARVITEDTDLLTIAQIFLSTSARRLPVVRDDRYLVGQISRRDLLQAENKNLRFESNESAEINLLYLSGIIERAESPIS, encoded by the coding sequence ATGAACAAACCAATGCTTGCAAAAGACATTATGGTAACGAAGTTAGTCACTTTAACTCCGGACATGGATGTTCTTGAAGCAATCGGGTTGTTATTGAGCCATCGTATTTCAGGAGCTCCCGTAGTTGATGCAGAAAACAGAGTGTTGGGAGTCTTCTCTGAACGTTGTTGTATGGAAGTTTTGATTAAAGCGAGTTATGAACAGCTTCCCTCTTCGCAGATTTTTCCTTTCGTGGATACCGAAGCAAGAGTCATTACAGAAGACACTGATTTATTGACAATCGCTCAGATTTTTCTCAGCACCTCAGCGCGCAGGCTGCCTGTGGTACGCGATGATCGCTATCTGGTAGGCCAAATCAGTCGTCGTGATCTGTTACAGGCTGAAAACAAAAATTTACGATTTGAATCTAATGAATCCGCTGAAATTAATCTGCTTTACCTAAGTGGAATTATTGAGCGGGCCGAGTCTCCTATTTCCTGA
- a CDS encoding phytanoyl-CoA dioxygenase family protein, producing MTTALFTAEQITQFQQNGFLVVEGLFSEEEVTLLGQIGRADLAIQQSTYSRADGEGGAVKLNIENEVHDDIYGAIASSERVVNRMEELLDDEVYHYHHKMIQKEAKVGGAWAWHQDYGYWYNNGCLLPDMASCMIAVDRATVENGCLQVLKGSHLMGRIEHGPVGDQTGADPERVEAALERFELVYCTLEPGSAIFFHSNLLHRSDQNKSELPRWGFICCYNTRHNDPYKESRHPRYTPLVKRNDADVLKVGHAQWEQMQSHPSI from the coding sequence ATGACCACCGCATTATTCACCGCAGAGCAAATCACTCAGTTTCAGCAGAATGGTTTTCTGGTTGTTGAAGGACTCTTCAGTGAGGAAGAGGTCACTTTATTAGGTCAGATTGGACGCGCCGATTTAGCAATTCAGCAATCGACATACAGTCGGGCTGACGGCGAAGGGGGTGCGGTTAAGCTGAATATTGAGAATGAAGTTCATGATGATATTTATGGTGCCATCGCCAGTAGTGAGCGCGTCGTAAACCGAATGGAAGAGTTACTGGATGACGAGGTCTATCATTACCATCATAAAATGATTCAAAAGGAAGCAAAGGTAGGGGGGGCCTGGGCCTGGCATCAGGATTATGGCTACTGGTACAACAATGGTTGCCTGTTACCCGATATGGCAAGCTGTATGATTGCCGTTGATCGTGCCACGGTCGAAAATGGTTGTCTGCAGGTGCTGAAGGGAAGTCACTTGATGGGACGTATCGAGCATGGACCGGTAGGTGATCAGACAGGCGCTGATCCAGAACGGGTAGAAGCAGCTCTGGAACGATTTGAATTAGTCTATTGTACTTTGGAACCAGGGTCAGCCATCTTTTTTCATTCCAACCTTTTACATCGTTCTGATCAAAACAAAAGCGAGCTGCCACGCTGGGGTTTTATATGCTGTTATAATACACGGCACAATGATCCTTACAAGGAATCGCGACATCCCCGTTATACACCTTTAGTGAAACGCAATGATGCGGATGTTTTAAAAGTCGGTCATGCTCAATGGGAACAGATGCAGTCGCATCCATCGATATGA